The genomic window ATGGTTGTGATAAAACTTGCTATTTTATTTTTCTTCATCATTGTTGGGGCTTTCTATGTAAAGCCAGAAAACTGGCAACCTTTCGCCCCAAACGGATGGAAGGGAATTATGACAGGTGCTGCGCTTGTCTTTTTTGCATATATTGGGTTTGATGCTATTTCAACTGCAGCTGAAGAAACGAAAAATCCTCAGAAGAACTTACCTATTGGAATAATTGCCTCGCTTGTAATCACAACTATTCTTTACATTGCTGTCGCAGTTGTTCTTACTGGTATGATTCATTACTCTGAGTTAAATGTTCCTGAGCCACTTGCAAAAGCATTCAGTGTTATTGGTTTAAATTGGGCAGCAGGTATAGTTTCGTTTGGAGCAGTTGTCTCAACAACAGCTGTTTTACTCGTTTTTCAGCTCGGACAACCAAGGATTTTCTTTTCTATGGCAAGAGATGGTCTTTTGCCTGAATGGTTTGCGAAAGTCCATCCAAAATTCAAAACACCATATATTACCACCATTTTAACAGGTATATTTGTTGCAATTCCAGCAGCATTTGCCGATATTGGAGAAGCAGCTGAACTTACGAATATTGGAACGCTATTTGCTTTTGTGTTAACTTCAGCTGGAGTCCTTGTGTTAAGATATACGAATCCAAACGCGCCAAGAGCATTTAAAACTCCGCTTGTCCCTCTCGTTCCATTGCTTGCTATAGGAAGTTGTTTATATCTTATGATAAGTTTACCTTTAATAACTTGGATCCGCTTCATTGTGTGGCTTCTGATAGGATTTGTGATTTATTTCGTTTATGGTTATAGACATAGCAAATTACGAACGATAAGTAAGTAATTTTTCAAAAGTTCAGATTGTTAATTTGCTTCCTTTATGTTATATTTAATCAAGCAAATGTCAGTGTTTAATTATTGAACTTTCCCAATCCCAATAATTGGGAGATGGGATAAAAAATTTTTATAAAACTAACTTGAATCTTACTTGGACTTATGAAGGCAGTTATAATGGCTGGTGGCTTCGGAACTCGCCTAAGGCCTTTGACGATGAATATACCTAAACCGATGGTTCCAGTTGTCAACATTCCAA from Candidatus Kryptonium sp. includes these protein-coding regions:
- a CDS encoding amino acid permease, encoding MNLFRKKSISQILFEAESGESRLKRALNAFDLTALGIGAIVGAGIFALIGTASAGGAHHIGAGPAIVVSFIVTALACAFAALCYAELASMLPISGSSYTYSYAAFGEFIAWIIGWDLILEYAVGNIAVAISWSAYFVELLRGFGITIPPWLATDYVRAVNTPEILNSAPHITIPILNKTIPLIFNLPAFGIVAIITIILVIGIRESSAFNTIMVVIKLAILFFFIIVGAFYVKPENWQPFAPNGWKGIMTGAALVFFAYIGFDAISTAAEETKNPQKNLPIGIIASLVITTILYIAVAVVLTGMIHYSELNVPEPLAKAFSVIGLNWAAGIVSFGAVVSTTAVLLVFQLGQPRIFFSMARDGLLPEWFAKVHPKFKTPYITTILTGIFVAIPAAFADIGEAAELTNIGTLFAFVLTSAGVLVLRYTNPNAPRAFKTPLVPLVPLLAIGSCLYLMISLPLITWIRFIVWLLIGFVIYFVYGYRHSKLRTISK